The genomic stretch CAGCGTGCAGCACGGCAGCTTCTGATAACATACAAAAAGAACGTTTTTCTGAGGGTATGGGATATTTTAGCCTTGCGAGCAGTATTGCTATGGCTCTTGCTCCGGCGATTTCCTTGTCGCTTGGAATGAAGAATAATATTATGCTGGCAGCTGTATTTTTAATAATTGCTATTTCTTTGGTTTTTGTCATGAATTTTAATAACCGTCCTGCTGTACAAAGTTCAATGGTTCCAAGACCATCTTTGTATGCGAAAGAAGCTGCGCTACCATCTGTTGTTATATTTTTAATTATGATTACATGGGGGGCCATCATTACCTTTTTAGCGCTGTATGGATTGCAAAAATCCATTTCAGGAACAGGAGCGTTTTTTACTGTATATGCTATAAGTATGCTGATTACCCGTCCATTCTTTGGAAAGCTGGTTGACCGCAGGGGCTTTGGCATGGGTGTCTGGTCGGGGGTACTTCTTATACCGATCGCATTACTGCTGCTTTCGGTAAGCAACAGCTTAATTACTATCCTGATTTGTGCGGTGATCTATGGAACCGGCATAGGTGCAGCTCAATCCAGTTTACAGACAATGGCAATTATTAAAGTCCCTAAGGAAAGAACTGGTGCCGCAAATGCTACATTTTTTACGGGTTTTGATGGTGGAATCGGAGCCGGTGCAGTTTTGGCAGGTATCATATCTACTTTTGCAGGATACGAGATGATGTTTGCATTGATGGCTATATTCCCATTTTTAGCGGGAATCCTTTATTATATTGATATAAGACTTAAAAGGAGAGCAGAAAAGTAGTATAATTACCAATAGCAGGAGAATCTTGTTCTGTTGTTGAAGCGGCAAGCAATGACATCAAGGAGCAAACGGTACAGTTGGGTGTTACGTTTGGTGATGAAACAGAAGTGAAAAAAGCGAATGCACTCCTTCCATCGGGCCATTACCATGGAGCCCATGCGCTGCCGAGATGATAGATAAATTTGGTGTTGGTGGTATATCACAGCCCCGCAGCATCATCCGCCCGTTGGGATTCAAGCATATATAAAATTCCTGAATAGAATTAGCATAATACGGGTTCACTTTCTTCTACGTATGCGAGGTTACCTAAATTTTCATTTCACAATTAAGCCGTACCATTTAATATCGGTTATATTTTGAGTGATAAAATAGAAAGTTGATTTTCAATATAAAAAAGAGGGAAAGGAAATATGAATATGGATATTGCTGTTTCGTATGAAATTCCAAATGCACAGGAATATAATAATTTACGAATAATTTCTGGATTGAGTCCAAAAGATGAAGCGGCATCAGAAGCAGGATTGAAAAATTCTATCTTTATTGTTACTTTAAGGGACTCTGATAAACTAATTGGCATGGGAAGAGTTATAGGGGATAAAGGATGCTTTTATCATATTGTAGATATTGCTGTTGCCCCCTCATACCAGGGAAATGGACTAGGTAAACTGATTATGTCAGAAATAAATACATACCTGGAGAATAACATTCCGAAAAATTCTTATGTTAGTCTGATTGCTGATGTTCCGGCAGATGAACTATATAAAAAATTTGGATTTGAATATTCGGCTCCAAAGTCTGCTGGCATGGTGAAAAAAATGTAACTGGAGGAAACAGAGAAATTGAAAAAGGTTTTGGCATCGAAATATAAATGCCCATGCTGCGATTATTATACATATCCTGTTCCTACAAAAGAGGCTGTTGGTTTCATTTGCCCTGTATGTTTCTGGGAAAATGATGTTTTTATTTCTACGGAAAATGAGTCAAGTGATTGTAATCATGGATTAACAATTCTGGAAGGGCGCAGCAATTATAAAAAATATGGTGCTTGTGAGAAGACGATGATATCAAATGTCCGTTCTCCGAAAGAATGCGAGATAACAGGTACAAAATAGCAGGAACTTTAGTTCTTGGACAGAAGAAATCCTATATTGGGCGGCTGCCATTTGACAACCCTTTGTTGTTAAATGGCAGCCGCCTTTTAAAAAATCATTTCTTCCAGAGGCCATGGAGTCTATAGCATAAGTGGGTTTAGATAAAACTGAAAATACAATGTTGATGATTTAATGATGTTTACTCTTTATTTCATTTAAACTGAGAACTCTTTATCAGTGACCATTTGCTTTCATTGCAAAAAACCGTGCATTAAGGCCTGTTTTCTATGAATATTTATCGATAATAGAGCGATAATAAACCCCAAAGTATCTGCAATGTTAAAAAATAATAATAGAAACTGAAGGTGGAGAAGGAATGGAAGTTAAAGAGAGAATTGTACAGGATAAAGGCTTAGATCACACACTTAAATTATTGGAAGAAGGATATCTTTTTATCAAAAATAGAATGGATCTTTATAAATGCAATATTTTTGAAACCCATATCATGGGAGAAAAAGCAATTTGCATTAGTGGAGAAGAAGCATGTAAGATTTTTTATAATGAAGAGCTATTTCAACGAAAAGGTGCAATGCCAAAGAGAATACAAAAAACACTGTTTGGAGTTAATGCCATTCAGGGGATGGATAATAAAGCACATATTCAGCGAAAACTATTATTTATGTCGTTAATGACTGAGGTTCATCAAAAGGAACTTGCGGAGTTTTTTGAGAAAGAAATGGAAGCTTCCGTTCATAAATGGGCGGATATGGAAGAAGTTGTACTATTTCACGAAGCTAAAAATGTTATTTGCAAGATAGCGTGTTACTGGACCGGAGTTCCATTGCCGGAATCTGATGTAGAAAGCAGGGCAGATGATTTTTGCGCAATGGTTGATGGACTGGGCGGAGTTGGACCCAGATACTGGAAAGGAAAGACGGCACGGAACAGAACCGAGGAATGGATAAGAGGAATCATAGACGATGTGAGACAAGAGAAGCTGATAGTTAAAGATGATTCCGCACTTCATTTAATGGCTTTTCACAGAGAGCCTGATGGCAGCCAAATGGAGTTGCAGATGGCGGCAAAAGAGCTTATTAACGTAATAAGACCAATTGTCGCTATTTCAACATACATTACTTTTACAGCTTTAGCAATGTATGAACATCCTGAGTGTCATGAAGAACTGATGCGTGGTGATAACAATTATTTTGAAATGTTTGTACAGGAAGTTCGCCGATACTATCCGTTTACCCCATTTTTAGGAGCAAGGGTACACAAGGACTTTGTATGGAATCAGTATGAATTTAAAAAGGGAGTACTTGTACTGCTTGATGTTTATGGGATGAATCATGATTCTAAAATATGGAGTAATCCTGATGAATTTCGGCCGGAGCGCTTTAAAGAACAAAAGGACCGGACATTTAGTTTTATCCCTCAAGGCGGTGGTGATCCAGGAAAGGGGCATCGCTGTCCTGGTGAAGGTATTACGATTGAAATGATGAAAGCGAGTTTAAACTTTCTTGTTAACAAAGTTGACTTTGAAGTTCCAGAACAAGACTTAAACTACAGCCTTTCAAGAATACCCACTTTACCTGAAAGCGGATTTATCATGAAAAACATTAGAAAGAAATTGTAACAGACACATTGCAAGGGCGGATTAAGCGGATTGAAGACAAGGGAACTGATTATCAGTTATTGATTTGGGAAGTTCAATACTAACTAAAAGGTTCCCCTAAAAGGATAAGATCAGTTTTTGCTGCCGACTAACCCGCTCCTTGATCTGATTCAGAAACGAAGCCGGTCCTAGTACCCGTACCACTGGGCCAAAGGCCAGCACCTGAATTAACAGTTCGGTTTCCCTGGTTTTATCATAATAGATGGAACAGCGATACTTACCTGTTTCATCTACTCTTTCAACCTTTTTCTGATAACAGGAAAAATGAAGCATGGTTCTTTCCAGAGCATTTCGCTCATCTGAAATTTCCATAACAATCGGTTCCTCACAGAGAGCATCTTCTGTAAATCGGTCCATATCAACCGGCTCTTCGATATAATATCCTGTTTCTTCTATCTTTAATATTCGTCCGATATGTAAAATATCCATGCGCCAGCCAATTCGTCGGCGATAAAGGGCGCAGAGCCGGAACTTGCCGTCTTTGGCGGAATATTCAATCCTGCAGGGTAGATAGGTAAACTCCATCAGTCGTCCCTTAACCGAGTAATAGGAGATTTTAAGTGTCTGGTGTTGTTCTATTGCTTTCAGAATCAGCTGAAAGTGCCGCCGAAACGAGGAGTTAATCACATCCCGATCCTGATAGTGATCAAAGTATTGAAAAGCGGATGGAACATACAGTGGGGCGGTATCTTTCAATAGCCGCTGGAGCAGTTCCAACTGTTCGTCAGTGAAAAACAGGCCGATCCGTTCATCTTCTAGCAGTGTCTTCAGCCAGGATTTTTGAAGCGAGGTAAGTGGAAAGCGGACTGGCTGCGACAATCGGGAAGCAAAATTCTTACCACTGTCGTCCGGTGTAAGCAAAGCCCAGTCGCCATCAAGCAGATGAGGAATGATCGTAAGCACGCTTTCATCGTAACCATATTTCTCGGCAATTCTAGTCATTTCGGCCGGACTGATCGGTGCCTGGGATGCTTCCTCCAATATTCTGGCAACAACCTGATAATAACAATTATATATTTCTGAAAAGAGTTCCATGTTACTGTCCTCCTAAAGACATGGTTTCGCTGGTTTCCTCAGCATACATCTTTTGCATTCGCTTCATATCATGCCAGAAACGTAGTTCTACCTGCTTATTTGAACAGGTAAAATTAAGAATGCGTCCGGTAAAAGTTCTAATCCAGGGAATCATCTCAGCACTGTCCCAACACTCAATCGTATATTCGTAGATATCTGGCTGGATTCGTTTCAGCTGGCCCTGGCGGCCTTCCCGATTAAGCCTGTTGATCAAATAGCCTTCCGTCATTTCATCCAGGCTTATCTGCATGCAAACTCGTTCTGGCTCCCGGCGGCATCCAAAGGAAACACCCCAGGTATAGCGGCTGTTCTTCTCATAGCCGGTTAAATATCGGTCATAATCCGGTTCTGATTTAAGCGGTGAAACACTCTGAACGCTGTCCAGCCGGTAAGTCGATAGACGCCCGTTTGCCAGCCTACGGACACACACGTAGCGGCGGCCGGTCTGGGTACTGACCCGGATTTTTAGCGGAACACACTCAAACTTATTTATATGCCCGCTTCTGATATGCTTGATCTGTATTGAAATTTGCTGTTTTTCTTTAATGGCAGTAAGCATTGGCAGCAGCACCTCATCCTCCAGGGTATGTGCCAGATAATCGTGGCGAAACCGAAAATGATCATTCTGGCACCGGAGTGAATCCAGGATGGTACTTCCGACAAAACCAAATGGGGCGGCGGTCTGAAAATAAGAAGCTGCTTCTTTGAGGCCATTATATAAATCCGGATGGTTGGTCAGCCAATCCGGGTATGCCGTATATAAATGCTGCCGGCCTTCTTTTTTAACCATAAACAGCCCGTTCTGCTCATATTCCATTAGTTTCTTACGAACCGTCTGTACTTCAAACAGAACCTGATAACGTTCCATCAATTCATCGTTTATGGTATCCACATTGCGGGATTCCCCATCCTGCATCATATCCAGCAAAAAAAAGTGCAGCATAATATCATTATTTGTAAAGCTTTTGGTTTTCCATACATTAAATAACGGATTACTGTCGATCCGGTTGCTGTCCATAGTGATGGCAACCGATTTTTTATGGCTGGAATCATAGTCGTACTGAATATAATCAGCAAACCAACTTTCAATCCGTCGCCGCTCATTGTCGTAAGTTCGCCGGCCGGATTCCGGATAATCCATCCGCGATTTGAAACCATAGACATAGAAATCCCGTACATAAGTACGTACTTTATTAAAATGTTTGATCAGTTCGTTGAATTCCGCCATGGTTTTGTACTCCTGCTTCAATATATTCATTGAGTCTATTATATAAGGACAATGGTTAAGTTCGCAACTTTTTTTAAATGATAAATATAAAATACGGTGTTATGATATAGCCATGGTAAAAAATGGAAACGGGGGAATGAAAAAATGTTTGTTATTTATAATGAAAGAACAAGAAAGCCGATCAAGGTCTGGCTGGAAAATATAGATCAGATAGAAGAAAGCTGTTTGGAGCAGGCGTATCACCTGGCCGATCTGCCATTTGTACATAAGTGGGTATGCCTGATGCCGGATACGCATACCGGCATGGGAATGCCCATCGGTGGCGTGCTAGCCACCAGCGGCGTCATTATTCCCAACGCAGTTGGCGTGGATATCGGCTGCGGAATGAACTTTGTCTCTACCAATATTAAGGCTGCCACGCTTAAAGAAGTAATGACAGGTAACGGCACGTTGGTGCAGACTATCATCGCAGATATTATGCGAAATGTTCCTGTGGGTTTTAAATCCCATAAAGAAAAACAGCTATCCCAGGTACTGGATCAAGCTCTTACTCGGGTGGAACAATACCAAAGCAACCCGGATCTGTTTCCTTTGATTGAATCTGCTTATTACCAGGTAGGCACCCTGGGCGGTGGAAATCATTTTATTGAACTGCAGGAAGATCAGGATGGCTACTTAGGAATTATGTTACATTCCGGCAGCCGCCATTTTGGCAAGAGCATCTGTGATGCTTACCATAAGAAAGCCAGAGCCTTGAATACGACATGGTATTCACAGGTGCCCGATGAATATCGGCTTGCGTTTCTGCCGGTTGATTCAAAGGAAGGGCAGGAATACATTACATGGATGAATCTGGCTATGGACTATGCCTTTGAAAATCGGGCCCGGATGATGGAACACGTGAAAAATATTGTTGCCTCTAAAATTCAGAAGTATTTAAACCAGGAGGTTTTGTTTGGTCACGAGATTAACTGCCATCATAACTATGCAGCTTTGGAAAATCACTATGATAAAAATGTCTGGGTACACCGCAAAGGTGCCACCAGAGTCCGAAATGGGGAACTGGCAGTAATTCCTGGTGCAATGGGATCCTACAGCTATGTGGTCAAAGGAAAGGGAAATGAAGAGAGTTTTTGTACATCTTCCCACGGTGCTGGCCGGGCTTATTCCCGTAAGGGCGCAATGGCTGCCTTTAGCTGTGAAGAGGTCTTAAATGATCTGAAAGAACAGGGGATTGTCCTGGGTAAAACGAAAAAGGCAGATGTGGCAGAAGAAAGCCGATTTGCTTACAAAGATATTCAGACTGTGATGGAAAATCAGACCGATTTGGTTGAGATTGTCTCTCAGCTAAAGACCGTCGCAGTGGTAAAAGGGTAATTACCTGCTATATACCAGCATTTAGAGCTGGATGGTGCCGGCTGTGATACAGTTCGGTATGCCGCAGGAATTATATAAATGCGAGGTGGAAGGAAAATCCACAAGATCGCTCAAATTGATTGTTGCAGGTTCAAATCCTGCCGGTTATGGAACCGTATCTCAATGGTAGAGAAATCAAAAGACACCTGCTAAGTGTCCCACTTTATGAAATGTAAACATGGTATCTGCCTGCCAGCGGAACCAGATAACCGACTAGCTCCGGTAACCCGGGGACGCCGGTATCGGTCCCGTAATGCGGTTATGGCAACAGAGAAGCAGCCTCGCACTGATCATTCGCTGCAGTACAGTTTTCGGTTCTCATGCCCGGCCAGAAGGAAAGTCAGAAGACGGCTTTCCGGGCGGCCGGGAACCAGATCAGAAACCAGGCTGAAGCCGATCGGTCCGCAGCATCTCTGTGGCAGATATCAGGCTACATTCCCAAACAACATCTATAACAAGCGTGAATAATAAATAAGAGGTGAAAGCTATGAAATATATAATTAATCAGAACCAGTGCGGTTTTTTAATGAAGGATGGTATTTTTATCAAAACCTTATACTGCGGAAAATACTGGTACCCGGGAATGCTCGGTTATCAAGTTGTAATAGAAAAAATGGAAGGTTCCGTCGGTTTTGGCACATTGCCTGTAGAGGTATTATTGCAGGATCAAACATTTGCTGATAAAGTTTTACATATCAAGATCCCCGAGGGACACATCGGCATTCTGCGATTAAATGGTGTGGTTCAGCAGGTGCTGACCGATCCGGTATATTTGTATTGGAACAATTGGAATCGATATGATTATGAACTGTTGGATATGAGAGAGCCGAAAATGAAGGCGGAGATCACCAAATCCTGCCTGGCACATATTCCGTTAAAATATTATAAGAAAATTGAGATTAAAACGGGCGAAACAGGTGTTTTGTATTTTGACAATCAGATGGTGGGCGAATTAGCGGCCGGTACCTACTTTTATTGGACTTATGCCAAAGACGTAGTATGCCAGGTAGTTGATTTAAGAGCAAGATCCTTAGAGATCAACGGCCAGGAAATCCTGACAGCCGACCGAATCGGTATCAGAGTCAATCTGTTATGTACTTACCGGGTCACTCAGGTGAAAAGAATGCTTGAGACCATTAAGAATCAAGAAACTCAGATATATGCCTGCGTGCAGTTGGTGGTCAGAGAATTTATCGGCAAATATCGGTTGGATGAGATTCTGGAGCAAAAAGAAGAAATCTCCTGTTTTATCTGCACACAGCTGAAAGAAATGCAGGATGAATACTGCATCGAATTTTTGACTGTAGGGATTAAGGATATTATCTTACCGGGAGAGATCCGGGAGATTATGAATACTGTGCTGATCGCCGAGCGGAAAGCTCAGGCCAATGTTATCACCAGAAGAGAGGAAGTGGCTTCCACTCGGTCACTTCTGAATACGGCAAAGCTAATGGATGAGAATAAAACGCTGTATAAATTAAAGGAGTTAGAGTGTCTGGAACGAATCTGCATGCAGGTCGGCAATATCAACATAGCCGGCAGCGGCGCACTGCTTGAGCAGCTGCGGGAGCTGATGGGCGGATACGTATAAACATAAATGACAGATTTCACAAATGGGCTGCCCTTGGCACGGAAATGTGCCAGAGGTGCCTGTTTGTGAAATTTACGCCTTAAGCCGATACCCCGCACCCCGCACCGTCTGGATATACCGGGGGTTGCCTGGATCTTCCTCTATTTTGTCCCTCAGACGGTTGATGTGGACGGCGACAGTGGCATTATCGCCCATGGCCTCCATACCCCAGATACGCTCGTAAAGCGTTTCCCGGTTAAAGACCACATCTTCGTTGAGTGCCATAAACAGTAAAAGCTCATATTCCTTGTTTTTCAGTTCGATTTCAATGTCATTTACATAGACTCTGCGAGTATCGGTGTTGATGCGGATATTGCCAAAGGTAATCTGTATCGGCGCGGTCCTATCCGATTTCTTCAATCTGGCATATTGAGCCAGGTGCGCCTTAACCCGTGCTACCAGCACACTGGGAGAAAAAGGCTTCTCAATGTAGTCATCTGCGCCAAGTCCGAGTCCGCGTATCTTATCAATATCCTCCCAACGGGCCGTGACCATCAGGATAGGAATGTCCAGTGTCTCCCGCAGCTTGCGGCAGATGGTAAAACCGTCAATACCGGGAAGCATAAGATCAAGCAGGATCAGATCGTAGCAGCCCTGTAATGCTTTTTCCAAACCGATATTTCCATTCGTCGCAATTTCCACCTCAAAATTATGGATTTCAAGGTAATCTCGCTCAATTGCTGCGATTGCTGTATCATCTTCTATAATCAGTATTTTCTCCATATTATTCCTCCGCTTTTGGCAGCCAAATTACAAGTTCCAAACCACCGTTTTTGCCAGCTTTTGCGTCAATCGTTCCATTCATGCGTTGTATCGCATTGGCGGCGATCGCAAGACCAAGACCGCTTCCGCGATGAGGATCCTGCCGGGAAGGATCGCTGCGATAAAACACTTCGAACAGGTGGGACAGTGCTTCGTTTGGAACACCTGGTCCATCGTCACAAAGGGAAAGGCAGTATCCGCCGTTTTCTTCCCACAGGGAGATGGTCAGAGTACCTTTATCCTTCGTTTTATACTTGGCGCTGTTCTCCATAATGTTGGTCATCACACGCCGAAGCTGGTCCGGGTCAGCCAACACCGCAGCCGGGACAAGAGCATTGGCGGATAAAACCAGTCCCTTTTCCTCATACTCTGTCCCTAATGCCCGTAGGAACTGCCGTACTTCATCGTCAAGCCGTAGGAGCTCCGGGTTATCTGGGTATTCACCAAGCTCCATCTTGGAGAACAGGAAAATCTTGGACAGCATACGGTCAATGTCTTCTGCTTTGCTTTTGATGATTTCTAAATATCCTTTTTGGTTTTCCGGTGTTTTGGCAATACCATCCAGAAGCCCTTCCACATAAGCCTGTATAGAAGTCAATGGACTGCGCAGGTCATGGGAGATACCGGCCAGCAATTCCTTGCGGCTTTGCTCATGCTGGTCAGTCAGCTCTACCGAGGCTTTGAGCCGGGCGGCCATTTCATTGAAATCGGCACAAATAGGTGCGAACTCGTCTTGACAATCATATACAATGCGGTGCTCTAAATTTCCATCGCTGATCTGTCTTACGCCGTCAGAAAGAATGTTCAGCGGCTGTTCGATTTTCTGGAACACAAACTTCGTAAGAAATCGGTTAGTAAGCAGGATAGAGAAGAGTATGGCAATCAAAAGAATAACCGCCTGTATTACAAGGACAACTTTCAGGATACGATAGGATAGCTTTGAAGGGCTGGCAAAAATGGCGATGCGGTAAACGGCGCCATTATTTTCGACTTGCTGAACATATAGCTCACGATTCCCGTTGGAAACAAAGCCTTTTCCTCCCAATATCGCTTCAGCTTCCATCAGAATTCTATCTGCATCGGTTGCACTCCCATACTGATAGAGAGTTTTACCGGAAGAATCCACAGATAACGCTATGGAGTTTCTGTCCAGTATCCTGCTGATCCCAGCCAGATCCTCCGCAAGGTTTGCGTTCTTTTCTTTTTTCAGTGATTTCTCGACGATCATGGAAATGCCCCGGCTGGCCTTATAAAAGTCTTCGCTGTCATTAAAACCAAGACCCGAGCCAGATGTGACGACAAACCAGAGAATGCCAGCACAAACAATTCCAATAAATGAAGTGATTACTACTGGTACAATGATCATCAGAATATTGGAAATAACAAGCCGTTTTTTTATTGTTATATTTTTATAAAATATTGCTTTTATTTTCATATAAAACACCGCCATGTAAACAATATTTAAAAGTATAGCATAATTTTTTTTATTAGTCTTTAACCCTGCATAAACAATTAAAAAATATTTGCTGCTTTCTTATATCGCATGAAATGTAATTTTGCCATATCAGGGTAACTGTTTAGTTTATGAAGAGTTTAACTTCAATTTAACTGGACTTTATGTTTAGATAATATAACTTATCTGAACTGGCATAGCAAGTGGAAGATAAAAGGACTGATGTTCAGCCTGTCCATCCGATGATGAAAGTGGTGAATGTTCGATGATATGGTTAATAAACGGAAAATAAGACTGGATATAAATGGAGGAAAATATGGAGGCACCAATGCAAGGTCTGTCTGCGCAGGAAGTAAAGGAACGCAAAGAACGGGGAGATTTGGGAAAACAACCAGGTTCCATTACAAAAACCAAGGCGCAGATATTTAAAGAAAACATTTTTACATTATTCAATTTGCTCAATTTTATTATTGCGGCATTGCTTTTTGCTGTCGGTGCTTATTCCAATATGATTTTTATTGTCATTATTATTATCAATGTTATAATCGGGATTGCACAGGAACTAAAAGCGAAAAAACTGATAGACGAGCTGTCGATCTTAAACCGGCCAAAGGCAAAATTGATAAGAGATGGCAGAGAGATCGTTGTTGAAACCGAGGACATCGTTATAGATGATGTAATGGTACTGGAAAGCGGACATCAAATCTGTAATGACGGGATTGTGCTTGGCGGTATGGCAGAAGTTAATGAATCGCTGCTAACCGGCGAAAGTGATGCCATATTAAAGACAGAGGGCAGCGAGCTTTATTCCGGAAGCTTTGTCGTTACTGGAAAGTGTTATGCGAAAACAACGCACGTAGGCAGTGAAAATTATGCCGTGAAGCTCATGGAGGAAACAAAAAAAACTAAGAGTGTTTCGTCTGAATTGCTCGGTTCCATGAAACAGGTGACCCGCTTTACAAGCTTTCTTATTGTGCCGTTGGGGATTCTGTTGTTCCTTGAAGCAATCATGCTCAGGCAAGTATTGGTTTCGGATGCGGTCGTATCTTCTTCGGCGGCACTTTTGGGGATGCTTCCCAAAGGATTGGTGCTCCTGATTGCTGTTTCGCTTGCAAACGGCGTTATCCGTCTGGCAAATATGAAGATTCTGGTTCAGAATATCTATTCTCTGGAGACAC from Lacrimispora sphenoides JCM 1415 encodes the following:
- a CDS encoding WYL domain-containing protein, encoding MNILKQEYKTMAEFNELIKHFNKVRTYVRDFYVYGFKSRMDYPESGRRTYDNERRRIESWFADYIQYDYDSSHKKSVAITMDSNRIDSNPLFNVWKTKSFTNNDIMLHFFLLDMMQDGESRNVDTINDELMERYQVLFEVQTVRKKLMEYEQNGLFMVKKEGRQHLYTAYPDWLTNHPDLYNGLKEAASYFQTAAPFGFVGSTILDSLRCQNDHFRFRHDYLAHTLEDEVLLPMLTAIKEKQQISIQIKHIRSGHINKFECVPLKIRVSTQTGRRYVCVRRLANGRLSTYRLDSVQSVSPLKSEPDYDRYLTGYEKNSRYTWGVSFGCRREPERVCMQISLDEMTEGYLINRLNREGRQGQLKRIQPDIYEYTIECWDSAEMIPWIRTFTGRILNFTCSNKQVELRFWHDMKRMQKMYAEETSETMSLGGQ
- a CDS encoding GNAT family N-acetyltransferase, translating into MNMDIAVSYEIPNAQEYNNLRIISGLSPKDEAASEAGLKNSIFIVTLRDSDKLIGMGRVIGDKGCFYHIVDIAVAPSYQGNGLGKLIMSEINTYLENNIPKNSYVSLIADVPADELYKKFGFEYSAPKSAGMVKKM
- a CDS encoding MFS transporter, which codes for MNKTKLWTRNLVIITLVNFFMFFSFQLFPSALPPYLKSLGANDSVLGWLQGIMTIATLLIRPFAGIALDKYGRKWIFVMGLIGMLLTTTAYWFFPLIEIIIVIRCAHGMVWGIANTACSTAASDNIQKERFSEGMGYFSLASSIAMALAPAISLSLGMKNNIMLAAVFLIIAISLVFVMNFNNRPAVQSSMVPRPSLYAKEAALPSVVIFLIMITWGAIITFLALYGLQKSISGTGAFFTVYAISMLITRPFFGKLVDRRGFGMGVWSGVLLIPIALLLLSVSNSLITILICAVIYGTGIGAAQSSLQTMAIIKVPKERTGAANATFFTGFDGGIGAGAVLAGIISTFAGYEMMFALMAIFPFLAGILYYIDIRLKRRAEK
- a CDS encoding RtcB family protein; translation: MFVIYNERTRKPIKVWLENIDQIEESCLEQAYHLADLPFVHKWVCLMPDTHTGMGMPIGGVLATSGVIIPNAVGVDIGCGMNFVSTNIKAATLKEVMTGNGTLVQTIIADIMRNVPVGFKSHKEKQLSQVLDQALTRVEQYQSNPDLFPLIESAYYQVGTLGGGNHFIELQEDQDGYLGIMLHSGSRHFGKSICDAYHKKARALNTTWYSQVPDEYRLAFLPVDSKEGQEYITWMNLAMDYAFENRARMMEHVKNIVASKIQKYLNQEVLFGHEINCHHNYAALENHYDKNVWVHRKGATRVRNGELAVIPGAMGSYSYVVKGKGNEESFCTSSHGAGRAYSRKGAMAAFSCEEVLNDLKEQGIVLGKTKKADVAEESRFAYKDIQTVMENQTDLVEIVSQLKTVAVVKG
- a CDS encoding CPCC family cysteine-rich protein, with the translated sequence MASKYKCPCCDYYTYPVPTKEAVGFICPVCFWENDVFISTENESSDCNHGLTILEGRSNYKKYGACEKTMISNVRSPKECEITGTK
- a CDS encoding cytochrome P450, with the protein product MEVKERIVQDKGLDHTLKLLEEGYLFIKNRMDLYKCNIFETHIMGEKAICISGEEACKIFYNEELFQRKGAMPKRIQKTLFGVNAIQGMDNKAHIQRKLLFMSLMTEVHQKELAEFFEKEMEASVHKWADMEEVVLFHEAKNVICKIACYWTGVPLPESDVESRADDFCAMVDGLGGVGPRYWKGKTARNRTEEWIRGIIDDVRQEKLIVKDDSALHLMAFHREPDGSQMELQMAAKELINVIRPIVAISTYITFTALAMYEHPECHEELMRGDNNYFEMFVQEVRRYYPFTPFLGARVHKDFVWNQYEFKKGVLVLLDVYGMNHDSKIWSNPDEFRPERFKEQKDRTFSFIPQGGGDPGKGHRCPGEGITIEMMKASLNFLVNKVDFEVPEQDLNYSLSRIPTLPESGFIMKNIRKKL
- a CDS encoding response regulator transcription factor — protein: MEKILIIEDDTAIAAIERDYLEIHNFEVEIATNGNIGLEKALQGCYDLILLDLMLPGIDGFTICRKLRETLDIPILMVTARWEDIDKIRGLGLGADDYIEKPFSPSVLVARVKAHLAQYARLKKSDRTAPIQITFGNIRINTDTRRVYVNDIEIELKNKEYELLLFMALNEDVVFNRETLYERIWGMEAMGDNATVAVHINRLRDKIEEDPGNPRYIQTVRGAGYRLKA
- a CDS encoding slipin family protein, with protein sequence MKYIINQNQCGFLMKDGIFIKTLYCGKYWYPGMLGYQVVIEKMEGSVGFGTLPVEVLLQDQTFADKVLHIKIPEGHIGILRLNGVVQQVLTDPVYLYWNNWNRYDYELLDMREPKMKAEITKSCLAHIPLKYYKKIEIKTGETGVLYFDNQMVGELAAGTYFYWTYAKDVVCQVVDLRARSLEINGQEILTADRIGIRVNLLCTYRVTQVKRMLETIKNQETQIYACVQLVVREFIGKYRLDEILEQKEEISCFICTQLKEMQDEYCIEFLTVGIKDIILPGEIREIMNTVLIAERKAQANVITRREEVASTRSLLNTAKLMDENKTLYKLKELECLERICMQVGNINIAGSGALLEQLRELMGGYV
- a CDS encoding WYL domain-containing protein; amino-acid sequence: MELFSEIYNCYYQVVARILEEASQAPISPAEMTRIAEKYGYDESVLTIIPHLLDGDWALLTPDDSGKNFASRLSQPVRFPLTSLQKSWLKTLLEDERIGLFFTDEQLELLQRLLKDTAPLYVPSAFQYFDHYQDRDVINSSFRRHFQLILKAIEQHQTLKISYYSVKGRLMEFTYLPCRIEYSAKDGKFRLCALYRRRIGWRMDILHIGRILKIEETGYYIEEPVDMDRFTEDALCEEPIVMEISDERNALERTMLHFSCYQKKVERVDETGKYRCSIYYDKTRETELLIQVLAFGPVVRVLGPASFLNQIKERVSRQQKLILSF